DNA from Vulpes vulpes isolate BD-2025 chromosome 9, VulVul3, whole genome shotgun sequence:
TGTAGTCTTTGCTCAAGAAGAGATGTTCATGATCCTTCCAATTTGTTTTTTGCAATTCCCAGATACGAAAGAAAAACACCCTGAAGGATTGTGTGGCAGTGGCCGGGCCTCTTGGGGTCACCCATTTCCTGATCTTGAGTAAAACAGAAACGAACATCTACTTTGTGAGTTAACACCTGGGAAGCCCTGAttttctccctgccctcctgctcccccagctCTCGTGATGAACCCATATGCCTCTGAGCTGCTATGATTCTGGCTTCAAAGTAAACGCTCTGAAGAGATGGAGCAGAGgttcccactccctgccccccctAGCTGGATGCCTCCACTCTTCaccaactctttttttctgtagaaGCTGATGCGCCTCCCAGGAGGCCCCACCTTGACCTTCCGGATCAACAAGGTATGGATTGGAGATGGTAGGGGGGCCGTGTTGGGTAGGGGATGGGTTTGGGGTGGTGCCGACCACATGTGCCTGCCAGGCACCCACTTCCCACCCTGTCCTGCAGTATACATTAGTGCGAGATGTAGTCTCCTCGTTGCGCCGACACCGCATGCACGAACAGCAGTTTGCCCACCCACCTCTCCTGGTGCTCAACAGTTTTGGCCCCCATGGCATGCACGTGAAGCTCATGGCCACCATGTTCCAGAACCTGTTTCCCTCCATCAATGTGCACAAGGTGGGATGGGCCTGGTGTGGTGGGAGATGAGGGTGGACGGGGCAGCTGGGACAATAGGTACCACACATAGGCCCTTGGGTTGTTTGTTCAGTCCTCACCTCTTGGCACTGAGGCTGAGAGCTCCGGGTCCTGAGGTCCAGTTTCACTCATGTGTTCTGTGATTCTAGGGTAAGAGGCTCTTTTAGGAGTTGTATTGCTCTTTGGAGGACGGAAAATGATGCTGATGGTCCTTTATTTCTGAAGTGTGTATTCTATATTGGTCTAAACAGTGTAGCAGGTGTTTTGACTCTATTttacagacagagagacaggcagacagaagTGAATTGTAGTTTGAGGTCAGTTACAGGGAGAAGGACTGGATATTTTAActtgtctggctccagagccccagCTCCTAACCCCTAGCACTAGTAGGTCTCAAATTAGGCCGTTAGGTGCCGATCATCGGGGAGTCTGTTGTAGACCGCTTCAGTGGGCCTCAGAACCAGGATTTCTAGCCAGTGCCTGAGCCAGCCCATGAGTCCCCACAGTGCTAGCAGCACCCCACACCCCCTTGCTGGGAGATTTCTGGAGTATAGCCGTGGGTTTGGTGTGGCTCCACACAGGGAAGTCTGTGGGTGGTTCATGTGGTGCTTTGCCCCACCTCTTCCTTCCAGGTGAACCTAAACACCATCAAGCGCTGCCTTCTCATCAACTACAATCCCGACTCCCAGGAGCTAGATTTCCGTCATTAGTGAGTattgggaggtggtggtggaggaggggggacTTTCATGTGCGGCTGATGACAGTGTTCCAGCTGAGGCTCTGTGATTGCTCAGTCTCAAAGTAAACGCTCTGACGCACTGTAGGAATGGGTAGGCAGAGCTGACCTCCTCCAGTCTCACAACTTCTAACACCCTTCTCACGCCCTGGCTCCTACAGTAGCATCAAAGTTGTTCCAGTGGGTGCAAGTCGAGGGATGAAGAAGCTTCTACAGGAGAAGTTTCCCAACATGAGCCGTCTGCAGGACATCAGCGAGCTGTTGGCTACGTAAGGAGTGCACTGGGTGGGAGATCACTGAAGTCCTAGGTATCCTGGAGCTGTTTTAGGAGCCTGAGATCCCCCGCTGACCTTGGTGTGTCCTCTGCACAGGGGCGCTGGGCTGTCCGAGAGCGAGGCAGAGCCCGATGGTGAGCACAACATCACTGAGCTGCCCCAGGCTGTCGCAGGGCGAGGCAACATGCGGGCACAGCAAAGCGCTGTGCGGCTCACAGAGGTGaggcccagccctggggcaggCCCAGTGGCAGAAGTGACTCCTCTGGCAGCCCCCAGCCCTGAGGAAGAACTGATTTTTTGCCCTTGTTTCTCCAGATTGGGCCTCGGATGACACTGCAGCTCATCAAGATCCAGGAGGGTGTGGGAGAGGGGAACGTGCTGTTCCACAGTTTCGGTGAGGATGGGGCTGGGGAACCATGGGCTGGAGGTCTAAGGCCCTTGCAGGTCTCAAAATACACTTGGGTCTCGGTGACCTGTGTCATCTTCCTCAGTGCACAAGACCGAGGAGGAGCTGCAGGCCATCCTGGCAGCCAAGGAGGAGAAGCTGCGGCTGAAGGCCCAGAGGCAGGACCAGCAGGCTCAGAACATCCAGCGCAAGCGGGAGCAGCGAGAGGCGCACAAGTGTGTGGCGGTGGGCTGTGTGGGTGAGGCAGGGTTGCAGGTGCAGGCTGCCCCCCTCACTGGCACCCCTTTCCAGGAAGAAGAGCCTGGCAGGCATGAAGCGGACGCGGGCAGAGGCCAGCGGGGATAGCGATGCTGAGGACCCTGGTGCCCCCCCGGAGACAGAGGGGGCTGgccagcaggaggaagaggaggacgaAGCTGAGTATTTCCgccaggcagtgggagaggagcCCGATGAGGGTATGTGGCAGGAGATTACTGCAGCCAGGCACCTTGGGCTTGTCTTTGCCCTGGTGGCCTCAACACAGTCTTCCCCACAGACATGTTCCCGAAAGCAGCCAAACGCGGACGGTTCACCAGGCCCCCAGGCAAGAAGCCACGAGGAAAAGAGCGGAGGCCAGATGGAGGCACTTACCACAGGCCTTCAAAGGCCAAGGGCAAGCCCCAGCGGGACCAGGCCAAGCTGGGACGCAGAGGAGCTGTCCGGGACCGTAGGCGAGGCCAAGCTCGACCACCTAAGAAAGTAGCCTGAGGCCAAGCTGGAGCAGCGGATGGAATGCCCCAAATTGGGGCCCAAAGACCTGCTTTGGACTTccacctgggtctccaggagcagcCCTTGGTTTCCTTTCATAAAGGAGCAGTTTCCCCAACCTAAGTCTGAGTCTGTATTTGGAACGGGGAGATTTGGAGTCCTGTGGTGCAAAGCCCAGAGAGGCTCGGGAATTGGACTGGGTTCTGCTCCTAATCTAGCGTCCCTTCCCCCATGCTGAGTAGTGGAAGTGCACGGCCACTTTCACAGGTGAAGGTGCTGGGCAGAACTGGTCCTGGGCCTCTCCCCAGCACCCCCGCCCAGTGTTACTTGCAAGCCTGTAACTGGTTGGCCCTGGAGAGCAAGAtgtgaagaggaaggaaacccCAGGGTGGCGTGGGAGGGGGTGGTGAGGCGACAGAGGCCCATACAGGCTGTGGGTGGGGCTGCTGGTGcggagggaaggagggtggagctgtagggaaggagggaggggcgaGCCACTGTGCTCGTAACACCGGGCCCTGGGACTAGCACAGCGTGGGCCGTGAACCTAGAGGCAGGGCATGCGGGCCATGGCCGCCACCACTTCAGGTGAGGAGCAAACGCTGCTGGGTCGGTTGGGCCAGGCAGGTGTCCTGGGCCCTGTGGTTCAGCTCAGGACCGAGGGGGCTGGCTccgaggaggtggaggggagtgAGTTAGTCATGTCTGGACAGGGACTTCCTCCCAGAGCAGAGATGGGATGGGGAGGCAGAAGTGTGAGGGAAGCAGTCTGGGGCGGGGGAAGGGCACGGGCATCTGCCACCCAAGTGGTGGCACGGAGCCTGCTGGACAGACCGGGAGCAGGCAGTCTACCTGAAGCCCAGGCGGAGTTGGTACAGAGAAGGGGGGTCCGTGCAGATCTGCTCTCACACACTGCTGCGTCCCAGACGTTATTCTGGGCACCAGGACACCAGCGGCAGGGCACTCCCTGCCCTCAGGAGATGTTCTCTTGGAGATGGACACACAGGCTTTGCAGAATAAGGGGACTGGGTGGCCTCGTGCTGTTAGAGGGGTCAGAATGGGCCTCTCAGGGCCGGAGACCAGGAGGAGGTTGAGTGGGGGCTGGTGACTCAGGGAAAGAGAatctgtgcaaaggccctgaggcggAATGTGCCTTAAGGAACAGCCAGAAAGCTGGTGTGGGAAGGACTGTAGGGAGTGAGTCAGCCTGAAAGGAGAGTGAGCGGGTGAGAGGCAGGGTTCCCTCCTGGGGCCCCTCTGGGAGTCATGAACATTGCCCTTTTCTGCCAGCGAGGAGGGAGGCGCGAGGGCAAGGAATGCGACCTGACTCCGGGCACCCTCTGGGAGGAGAAGAGATATGGGGGGTGAGGTCGGGAGCTGGGAGGCCTTGCTCTGATGGTGCTGAGGAAGTGATGGTTTCCGAAAGTGGCAGCAGGGGACGCCCCTTcatgaccccccaccccacccattctGGGTTGTCACTGCTGGGTTATATGCATCCTGTGAAGGCAGTGatccccttcccccatcttcctGAGGGTTCAAGGACGCCGACAAGCCTAGTAATTACCACAGGAAAGCACTCTGCGCTTCTGACCTTTCTGGGCCTGATTTCGCGCCCTAGAGTTGCTGTGGCTGGTGCCCCCTCCCGGGCACAGAAAGGACAGGAGCGTGTGCCCCCAGAGGGCGCCTGTGACCAGGCACAGGGTAGATGCTCTGAAGGTCTCAAGAGCCATGTGAGGAGGAACTGCGCTCACTTGGTGACGGTCTGCCCACAGGTGCCCTGACCTGCTCAACCAACTTCTCGGTAGAAATTGACCGTGAGTTCAGCCGTTTCCAGGCAGCCTTTCTGTGCCCCATGCTGGTAGTTGAGTTCTTGGTGGCTGTGGCCAGCAACGGCCTGGCCTTCTACCGCTTTGTGACGCGGGAGCAGCGCCCGTGGCACCCCGCCGTGGTCTTCTCAGCCCAGCTGGCCATCAGCGACCTGCTCTATGCCCTGACGCTGCTCCCGCTGGCCGCCTACTTCTACCCACCCAAGAACTGGCACTACGGGGAGTTCGCGTGCCGCCTGGAGCGCTTCCTCTTCACCTGCAATCTGCTGGGCAGTGTCATCTTCGTCACCTGCATCAGCCTAAACCGCTACCTGGGCATCGTCCACCCCTTCTTCACCCGCAGCAGCTGGCGGCCCAAGCATGCCTGGGCCGTCAGCGCCGCTGGCTGGGCACTGGCAGCCCTGTTGGCTGCACCCACGCTCAGCTTCTCACACCTGAAAAGGCCACAGAGGGAAGGCAGCTGTGTCACAGAGAGGCCTGAGGCCTGCACCAAGTGCCTGGGGATGGCGGATGACCTCCGCCTTGAGGCCTACAGAGCCTACACCTTGGTGCTGGCGGTCCTGGGCTGCGGCGTGCCGCTGCTGCTCACCCTGACAGCCTACAGTGCCCTCGGATGGGCCGTGCTGCGCAGCCACGGCATGACTGCTGCCGAGAAGCTGCGTGTGGCAGCGCTGGTGGCCAGCAGCCTGGCCCTCTATGCCAGTTCCTACGTGCCCTACTACATCACACAGGTGCTCAACGTGCAAGCTCGGCAGCGTTGGAGGGCCCGCTGCCCAGGCTTTGCCAGCTTGAATGAGGCCAAGGCAGCAGTGGACCAAATGACCTATAGGACCCACCAGATAATGCGGGGCCTCATGCCTCTGGCCATCTGCATCCACCCACTGCTTTATATGGCTGTGGCACCCAGCCTGGGGTGCTGCCACCAGAGCTGCTGCAGCTGCAGCAATAGCCAAATGCCAGGGGACACGGGGAACTCTGGCCAAGTCCTGCCCCTCAATGTTACAGCAACCCCCCCAAAACGTGGAGCCCTAGTCCCCTGAGCTAAGCCCATGACCTGGCTTATTTTGAGCCACTTCCTCACCACAAGGCATTGAGACCAGCAGCAGAATGGGGGCCAAGAGCACAAGAGGCTCCTGGCCCTGAGCCACTAACAAGCCCTGAACTGCCAAAGGCCCCAAACCACCACTTCTTCCCCTACACAAAGACCTGTTCAGGGACCAGCAAGTGCCAGGCCACAGTGGCAGGAATTTCTGCCTACAGCACTGATCCTAAAGAGGGCTGGCCCCACTAGCCAAAGAGTGGGTGACATCTGTGAATAAACGAGACAACATGACAACAGGAGCCTTTTTATTGCCAAGAGCCCCCTGCTTTCGGGAGCTACCTCCTAAGGCCATGGGGTCCTGGGGCCGGGGCCAGACAGCAGCAGCAAACATGGCAACTGGCTTAGTTGGTTGATGGcctaagagagagagacaggtgatGAGGATACCAAGCGTGAGGGCTCCAGAACCCAAAGGGCATTCCGAGACCCTTTGCCACATACAACTGGGGTCTCTGACAATGCAGGAGGGCAGAGCCCACACATGGCCCCCCCTCggaaaaaaaagaccttaaataACCTGTACCTCAGAAGAGGCTTGGGTACTATTAAACTAATGTGGGGCCCACAGTCAACCTGAGTGTGGGAtgtgaaggggtggggggaggcaggggtgtgACAGGTCTTACTTGGCCCACTCAACGTTGAGGATGAGGTGGTCGTATCCAAAGCCAGACACCCCAGCAATGGCTCGTGCAGCATCCTCACGGCGGTGAAAGCTGATGAAGGCaaagccctggggggggggggggggatagagtCAGGGGCCCTTAGGGCACAACTAGGACAGGTGACCCCATCACCCATCCCCACAGCCACCGCCCACCTTGGACTGGCCAGTGGTCTTGTCCTTTGCCAAGTAGATGCGAGAGATGGAGCCAAAGGGTCGGAAGAGTTCCTGTAAGTCAGTCTCACGAGTGTCCTCTGACAGGTTGGTGACACGGATAGTGGCATTGTCGTCGGCTAGACAGGCAAGGAGTGACAGCTTGTAGAGGACAGCCCTAACCAGGCCCTGAATAAAGGATGACCACGGGACTAAGAGGTGCCCACCCACCACTCACCTCTGCGGTTGGGCTGCATGGACTCCCCACGGCGGCTGGCCCCATCCCGCAGGCTCGGTGGCACATACTTCCCCGTCTTGTTCTGGGCAGCCTGCACAGGCTCCAGCTCTGCAGACCAAAGCAGCTGGGTCAGGCCTCACCCTGATCCACCCCAGGGCGCTGGCAGCTCTGGCCCTGACCCAGCCCAGGCACCGTCTATCAAGCCACAGGTATCTGGTTTGTTCTGCTGAGGTCCACTGGCCGCCAGGACATGAAGGTCACATCTGGCAAGTCAGAGCAAGAACCCActggcagccccagggctgaGAGCTAGAAGAGCACAGGAACATGCAGGGGCAGCCCCCGGGTCCCACACTCATGGCAGGTAACAAATGTGCTGCACACCGAGTCACAGCTGTAAAACTTGCAGACTCAACCCACTATCAGCAAATCACACTGAAGGACATGGACACAGGCTGCAATCACATGTGCGagtctgtgcgtgtgtgtgcacacacccacGCACACAGGCATGGTCCCCTCTGTGGCAAACAAGGCACACTCCAGTCTGATCACAGAGTCTGCAGCAGAATCACAGCTCCAAGTCTCAAGTACACGCAGCCAGACCCATAAAGGAACGGTTCGCCAGCCCAACACGGAACAACGGTGGTGTTACCAGCAGTCCTGGCACCACCCCGCTGGTCTCGCGCGCTCACACAGACCACAGCCACAGCCTGGCAGCACTGGTGCCAGTGAGAGAGGACAACTTCCGATGCGGACAGCCCCGTTCACAGCAGCAGGTGGAGACCGAGGACGCTCCCAGAGGTGCATGCAACCCGCCCCACCCCGTGGTCCACCAAGTCGCATCCCAGGCCCAGGCACCTCCGGGCAGCTTCTCCTTCTCGCCGGTGGATAGGCCCAGCTGCTCAGCCAGCTCCTTCTGCATGGGCCCCAGCGTGTCCTTGTAGGGACAGCGGGTAGTCCAGTGGTCGCCCTTGCAGATGCGGCAGGACACGATTTTCTGGCCCTTGAGCTTGTTCATCGGGTCCTCCTCTTCCTGGCAGTTCAgatcctggggcgggggggggggggggggggagtgggggggcagTCAGAGCGGGGGTTGCCACACCCTGGCCACCACCATCACAGCCACCGGCCCAGCCCCTTGCCCAACTCACCTCTTTGCTAGTGATGAATGTCATGGACACGTCGTCACTGACTGTGGTGGTGGCCACGTTGGGCCCTGGTGGGTCAAACTCCGAGTTCCCAAACTTCTTCCAGTTCTGGGCTCGGGGCGGGATGGGGGACTTGTAAGGGCAAGTGGGACCCCCACCACCACTCGACCTACAAAAGCCCTCCCTTCAGGGTGTTTCAGCCTTGAACCacattcttctccctcccccaagtCTCCCAAGAGTGGTGACAACGACAGTTCCCATTTCCTAGCGTGTACCACTCCTGGCATGTGCTAGCCCCTAGCTTCAAGCCAGCTCCAGGAGGCGGGGACGGCTCTCAGCCCAAGTTCCAGAGGAGAGAACCAAGGCCCAGGGGGAAACAGTCACACAGCTAACCATTCCTGGGGCACCCATGACAGGAGATGGGCCAGCTCCCATAAGGAAGTGACACCCAGGGGTCACCCAGACTGTGAGGGGCCTTGAGCTAGTTAAAAAAcctaggcttaaaaaaaaacaaaaacaaaaaactaggcttgggtagcccgggtggctcagcggttcagtgccgccttcagcctagggcgtgatcctggagacctgggatcgagtcccacattgggctcccgggatggagcctgcttctccctctacctatatctctgcctctgtctctctctgtgcctttcatgaataaataaaatctaaaaaaaaaaaaaaaacaaaaaaaaactaggcttcagcttccttccccacctttttaagatttttatctatttattcatgagagagagagagagagagagatgcagagacacaggcagagggagaagcaggctccgtgcagggagcccgacgtgggactcgatcccaggactctaggatcacaccctgggccgaaggcaggcgataaatcgctgagccacccagggatcccagcttccTCCCCTTTAAAATGGAGACCTCAAATGTTCCCCACCTCCCAGGACGGCTAGGggaagcaaatgagaaaacactTCCTGCAAAACACTTGCCATTGAGGTCTGGCACAGAGGAAGTCCACCGAAAATTGTGCCAATGCTATTTACAGCTATCACTTCTTCCTAAGCATGTAGCCCAGTTAAACAGGAGCTGCTATGACCGCCGGAGGGGAGGGCTTGGCTCTGTTCCTTCTGgtaaacaagtaaacaagctgAGCGGAGTTAAGAATCTATAAACCACCCAACTTCTGCACCCTGGACTTTTCAGGGTCCCAACAGAGCACAAACACCTCTCAACCTTAAACCCCCTTGATCCAAAAGAATAGGGACAGAGTTGAACCCCACTTCTAAAAATAAAGGTATCAGATCAAAACAGTGTCAACAAAAAGGATTCCTAATTCCTCCAAGCCAGCCCTGGGAGAGCCTCTAAGACAAGAGGAAAAGAGTCTCACCTTCCTCCTTGCAACAGCCTTGGAGGCCTTCCGCGTCTCAATTCTGAAGGTGCGGACGAtctgtggagggaggggagaggctaTGACTTCCTGTGTTTCAAGGCTCTGGAGCTAATCAACCCAACctacccaacacacacaccatccCCTCCCGGCCAAGGGGCCCCCAACTCCTCCCCCAGCCTCACCTTGAACTTCTTGCCATCCTCATCTATCTTGTACTCTGTCACTGTCTTGATGTTCCCATTGATGACCTCCTTGGGAGGCGGCAGTGGAGCTgggaaagagagaacaggggaaGTAACTGAGCCTTGGGTgatggagggggaagggaatgctgctggggagagggagccccGAGTGGAGCAGAGGTCGTCACTCACCTCCCGGCACTAACTCAGGTTCTGGGCTGGTGTCGCCAGTGGCCAAAGGGATCCCCTTGAGGAGCTCGCTGGTGACACATTTGTCTAGGAAggggagtgtggggaggaggggtgagCTGGAGGGGCGAGGGCTCCCAAGCTAAAATGAAGGGACTTCTGGGATGACGCCCACACCGGGGGCCTAGACGGCAGGGCCAAGGGCTGAGGCCTGGGGACCAAGTGCCCTGGGCTAGCCGTGCCAGGCCATGGCGCTGGCTGAGTAATCTCGCGCAATGGCAAGGATGAAAGCGAGGGGCAGCCCATAAAGACATCGGCGCTCGCACACAAGCAAGGCTGGCTGTTACAGCTTCCTCCCCGCAGCGGCTGTGAGGCTTGGGCGGTGGCATGGGAGGGGGGGACCGGCCAGCCGGACACTTGGAAGTGGCGACGGGCTggccgggaggcgggaggcgcgGGGGGGGGGCCGGCCGCGAGGGGGGATGCGGCACCGGACGGCGGTGCCAGGCTCGGCGCAGGCGCCCGTGACCCGGGGCGACCCGGCGTACTCACCGTCCtcgccctcctcctccacctggtCGGCCCAGCTGGGCTTCGAACTGCAAGGGCAAGGTGGCGGAGGGGAAGGCTGGGTCAGCGAGGCCAGGCCCCGAGGAGCGCCCCCACGGCCCCCAAGCCGCCTCCCAGGCTTCGCTCCGCGACCCTCGACTCACTCAAAATCTCCGGTCGGCATTTCAAAACCTCCTCCACGCAGCACAAGTCCCGGGCCAGAGACCGGAAGTGGGGGGAGGACGAGACTTCCTGCGCCGCGGCCCAGAGCAGCCCGGCAGCAGCGCCCACAGCGCCCCCTGCGGCCGGAGGCGGAGGTGCCGGCCGTGGCACCTCCCTTCGTTCATGCCATTCATTTCAccttttatatgttggcaaattgaacaccgataaaaaataaatttattttaaaaaaaatcaccaacaaaggagaaaaatcagtttGAGCTAAGATTTTGCCACACCAGCATTCCATGCCAGTTGGCAATGGAGCAACGTGCACAAAACTGTGAGCCGACTATGACTCAGAAGTATCAAGACCAAGGTATCAGTTGAATATAAAGGTGATTTGGGCACACTTTCAAATATGAGAGAATGTATGGAAGGACCGTATTAAACGAATAAGGACAGTGCTTAATGATGAAGTCTAATTAACTCATAGATGAATAATACATaaaccagaaatagaaaaatgtgagTATAATGAATAGTGCTGAACAATGAATCCATTTATAACTAGAATGAACGCTAAACAACTAGGAGGTCATGAGCACAGAACAGAATGTAAATGTTATGAAAATGggcaaagtgaaaaataatacaaatatcaaaaataagatTTGGGAAGGGGACCAGCTAG
Protein-coding regions in this window:
- the P2RY11 gene encoding P2Y purinoceptor 11 isoform X2, which produces MGQSGRSRHQKRARAQAQLRNLEAYAAQPHSFVFARGRAGRGVRQLSLDLRRVMEPLTATRLQIRKKNTLKDCVAVAGPLGVTHFLILSKTETNIYFKLMRLPGGPTLTFRINKYTLVRDVVSSLRRHRMHEQQFAHPPLLVLNSFGPHGMHVKLMATMFQNLFPSINVHKVNLNTIKRCLLINYNPDSQELDFRHYSIKVVPVGASRGMKKLLQEKFPNMSRLQDISELLATGAGLSESEAEPDGEHNITELPQAVAGRGNMRAQQSAVRLTEIGPRMTLQLIKIQEGVGEGNVLFHSFVHKTEEELQAILAAKEEKLRLKAQRQDQQAQNIQRKREQREAHKKKSLAGMKRTRAEASGDSDAEDPGAPPETEGAGQQEEEEDEAEYFRQAVGEEPDEDMFPKAAKRGRFTRPPGKKPRGKERRPDGGALTCSTNFSVEIDREFSRFQAAFLCPMLVVEFLVAVASNGLAFYRFVTREQRPWHPAVVFSAQLAISDLLYALTLLPLAAYFYPPKNWHYGEFACRLERFLFTCNLLGSVIFVTCISLNRYLGIVHPFFTRSSWRPKHAWAVSAAGWALAALLAAPTLSFSHLKRPQREGSCVTERPEACTKCLGMADDLRLEAYRAYTLVLAVLGCGVPLLLTLTAYSALGWAVLRSHGMTAAEKLRVAALVASSLALYASSYVPYYITQVLNVQARQRWRARCPGFASLNEAKAAVDQMTYRTHQIMRGLMPLAICIHPLLYMAVAPSLGCCHQSCCSCSNSQMPGDTGNSGQVLPLNVTATPPKRGALVP
- the P2RY11 gene encoding P2Y purinoceptor 11 isoform X1, whose amino-acid sequence is MRAMAATTSGALTCSTNFSVEIDREFSRFQAAFLCPMLVVEFLVAVASNGLAFYRFVTREQRPWHPAVVFSAQLAISDLLYALTLLPLAAYFYPPKNWHYGEFACRLERFLFTCNLLGSVIFVTCISLNRYLGIVHPFFTRSSWRPKHAWAVSAAGWALAALLAAPTLSFSHLKRPQREGSCVTERPEACTKCLGMADDLRLEAYRAYTLVLAVLGCGVPLLLTLTAYSALGWAVLRSHGMTAAEKLRVAALVASSLALYASSYVPYYITQVLNVQARQRWRARCPGFASLNEAKAAVDQMTYRTHQIMRGLMPLAICIHPLLYMAVAPSLGCCHQSCCSCSNSQMPGDTGNSGQVLPLNVTATPPKRGALVP
- the EIF3G gene encoding eukaryotic translation initiation factor 3 subunit G encodes the protein MPTGDFDSKPSWADQVEEEGEDDKCVTSELLKGIPLATGDTSPEPELVPGAPLPPPKEVINGNIKTVTEYKIDEDGKKFKIVRTFRIETRKASKAVARRKNWKKFGNSEFDPPGPNVATTTVSDDVSMTFITSKEDLNCQEEEDPMNKLKGQKIVSCRICKGDHWTTRCPYKDTLGPMQKELAEQLGLSTGEKEKLPGELEPVQAAQNKTGKYVPPSLRDGASRRGESMQPNRRADDNATIRVTNLSEDTRETDLQELFRPFGSISRIYLAKDKTTGQSKGFAFISFHRREDAARAIAGVSGFGYDHLILNVEWAKPSTN